TGCCCAAGCAGGCGTCCGTGCCGAATGCCGCGCCGCAGAATCTTGCGCAGCACATATCCGCGCCCTTCATTGGCCGGCAACACTCCGTCTGAAATCAGAAACGTTGCCGCGCGCGCGTGATCGGCGATGATACGCAAAGAAGCGTTGCCGGTGAGTTCCTTACCCTCGGGGGCTAAAACCCCTTCCTGTTTTGCGCCATGAGCGGCACGACTCAAGTCGTTCCCGGATACATCGCCTTCGCCCTGACTGCCCTTGGCTGGCTCGCTGACTTGCTGACTGGCTGACTGGCTGACTCGCACGCCCGTCAGCTCCGCAGCCTTTTGTATCAGCGGAGTGAACAAATCCGTCTCAAAGTTACTGACCTTACCCTGCAGCACCGAGGCCAGGCGCTCCAGGCCCGCGCCGGTATCAATCGAGGGCTTCGGCAGCAGCGCCAGCTCCCCATTCGCGCTGCGGTCAAACTGCATGAAGACCAGGTTCCAGATCTCCACATACCGCGCATCGTCCTGCCCAAAAGGCTTGTCCACGCCCGGCGTCTCGGCCGCGTCCATGCCCATGTCGTAGAAGATCTCCGAACATGGTCCGCAGGGGCCCGTATCACCCATCTGCCAGAAGTTATCCTTCGCGCCAAACTCAAAAATGCGCTCGGCCGGCACGCCTTGCCCGCGCCACAGCTCATACGCCTCTTCATCGCGCGGCACGCCATTCTCGCCCTTGAAGATCGTGACGTAGAGCTTCTCCTTCGGAATGCCCAGCCAGTCCAGCGAGGTCACCAGCTCCCACGCATAGGCAATGGCGTCGGCCTTGAAGTAGTCGCCAAAGCTGAAGTTGCCCAGCATCTCAAAGAAGGTATGGTGGCGCCGCGTGAAGCCCACGTTCTCGAGGTCATTGTGCTTGCCGCCCGCGCGCACGCACTTCTGCGAGGTCGTGGCGCGTGCATAGTCGCGATGCTCCAGCCCTAGAAACACGTCTTTGAACTGATTCATGCCCGCGTTGGTAAAGAGCAGCGTCGGATCGTTCGCCGGCACCAGCGACGAGGAATGGACACGGCGGTGTCCCTTGGTTTCAAAGAAGCGGAGGAATGTCTCGCGAATGTCAGAGCCAGAGCGGTATTGCATAGCTCCAGTGTAATCAACGGCCTGAGCTTGCGCTCAATCGCCCTGCGGCACCCAGATGCGGAACCCAGATGCGGCCCTCCAGCCGTTCGTCCCCCTCGGCGGCCTGCGCCAGATGCGCAAACTGTTCGCGATGCCGCCACATGCCCAGCGCCGACAGCAGCGCATCGAAAGCATCTTCTGACGCAGCAGCCTCCGCCAGCAGGTCCTCGCGCAGCCACTTCCTGCAGGCTTCGTCCTGCATCAGCTTCCTCAGTTCCCGCGCCCTCTCCGCTGCGCTCGACTTGGTGCAGTCGCCCGTAAAAACACGCGGATAAATCTCCACCACCAGCGGCGCATCCGGCAGCGCCGGTTGCTCAAAAGGCCAAATCCTGAAACCCGCCCGCCGCAACGCCTGCAATAGGGGAATGCCCCGCAGCGTCCCGGTGCCCACCGCCCCCGCGCCCCCTACCTGAAAAGGCGACTTCGGCTGCGTTCTACGAATGCCCGCGAGCGGCTCACGATCCGTGCGCCGAAAGCCACGCTCCGGCCGCTCCACAAATTCACCCGGCTTTTTCACGCCGGGCCGTCCCCAGAACCACGGCTTCGCGCCGCGCATCCACGACTCGCCTTCAGTCGCGGCGACACTCCAGAAGTCGGCAGCGCTCCCGCAGCCGCACTCCTCGCGCACAAACCATGCCGGATAAGAAAATGCGAAGTCGAGCCCCACTACCAGATTCCGAGTCTCCGCGGCGGCTTCCATCAGCCATTCAGCGGTCTCCTCGCGCGTGCGGCCCGCCGTTAGAGTCAGAGGCCGCTCATGGCGCTCCGGCCACAAATCCGCCACCCAGATGTGCCGTTTCTGGCCGCTCTTTGCCTCCGCGCCCGACCAGTCCACGGCAATCATCCGCGCGGGCTCTCTCCGCATCTTCTGCTTCGCAGGCAAAGCCGCTACTCAGCCTCGCATTTGAGCACCAGCAGCGTCATGTCATCATGCTGCGGAGCGCCCGCTGTAAAACGATCCGCCGCCTGCAGAACCGCTTCCAGTATCTGCGCGGCCGATCCCTTCGCAGCCTCGCGCGCAGCCCCAATCATGCCCTCTTCGCCCCATTCTTCTTCTCGCGCCGTCATCGCCTCACTGATGCCATCCGTATAAAGCAGCAACAGGTCGCCCGGTTCCAGAACAATGCGCTGCTCGGCATATTGCGCCTTCGGCAGCAGGCCCACCACCGGCCCTGAAGCCTCAATGCGAATTACCTCTTCGCCGCGCACAATCAGCGGCGGATTGTGTCCCGCATTCACGCACTCCAGCTCGCGCGTCTTCGCGTCAAAGGCTCCAAAGAAAAAGGTGGCATACCGGTTCTGCGCCGAGGCCTCATACACCAGGCCATTCATCTGCTCCATCAGGCAGGCAAAATTGTTATGGCTGGCCAGCGTCAGCCCGCGCAGCGAAGCCCGCAGGCTCGCCATCAACAGCGCCGCCGAGATTCCCTTGCCGGAAACATCGCCAATCGCAATGCCCACGCGCCCATCGCGCAACAGCAGCATGTCATAGTAATCGCCGCCCACGCCCTGGGCCGGACGGCAATAGCCCGCCAGCGAGAGCCTGGGCAGCGAGGGCGCATCCTGCGGAAAGAGCCGCTCCTGCACCTCGCGCGCAATCTCAATCTCTCTCTGCGTGCGTTCGCGTTGCGCGGCTTCGTGCGCCAGCGACTGCACCAGCTCGCTCACCTCCAGCGCCAGGCCAGTCTGCGAAGCCACCGTCTGCAGCAGGCGCAGGTCACTGCGCGAATAAGCCGCCTCTGACTTCTTCGGCCCCAGCGCCATCACGCCCATCAACCGTTGCCGCCCCGGCACCGGCAGCAATACCTCGGCATGCAGCCCATCGAGCGTCTGCCGCTCCGTGGAATCCGCCATCAAGTACCACGCATCGGGCCGCCGTTCTGAGAGCCGCGCCGGTTCATTGCTCAGCGCCAGCCGCCGCACCGCCGAGGAATGCGCCGTGAGCGTCAGCGTACCGTCAATGGGCAGTCCAATCGCCTGCTGCAACTGGAACGATTCGCCACTGCGCAACAGCAGCGCGATATTCTCCACGTGCAGCGTGTCGGCAATGCGGCGCACCACCGTCTCCAGCAGCGGCTGCGCATCGGTGAAGCGCAGCACCTCTTCTGACAACTCGGTCATCACCAACTCGGCGTTGTAGGCCTCGCGAAAGAACTTGCGGTCGAGCCACTCGCGCGCACGCTTGGGCGCTACAAAAAGCAGCAGCAGCACAATCGCGATAAAGATTGCCGGGCCCACCCAACGCAAGCTGCTGTGGCTCGACTCATGTGTCCCCGGAGCCAGCAGAATCAACGCCGCCCCCAGTATCAGCACCACCTGCAGCACCCAGATGCCGGTGCGCGCCAGCAGATACCGTGTCCCCGAGCGCAGCAGCACCCGCACATCCATGGCCCGCTCCACCAGCACCACATAGACCATGGAGGCCGGAGCAAAGGTGAAGAACAACGTTCCCACATAGGTGAGCCACATGCCATGAGCGCGCAGATTCACCCCCAGATCGGGCAGCAGAACAAAAACGATCAGAACCGCGCCGAGACCAACAGACATGCCCGTGAGAAGCACGCGCATGCGCCGCCGCGTATCGGCGGAGGACGCCGAGCGCAGTTTGTCCACCATGAGCGCAACACAACTCAGCACACAAAGCAGATTCAGAACATTGTCCGCGTTCTGCGCAAACGTTGACGCGGCAGCGAGCCAGGGAGGATTGCCATCGGCCACCATCTCGCGCACAGCGACCGGAGCAAGGACCGCGAAGGCACACAGCATGGGAACGATAATCAGATATTTCAGCCACGGAAAGCGGATGTCGATGCGCGAGCGCTCGGGAAAATATAGACCAAATAAAAGTAAGCAAAGAATGCCGTAGAACTGCAGCAGCTGATACCAGGCCATCTCCGGCACGAACAAGGGAACTGGCGCGTTGCCGGGCTGGTAGAACATCACGCTGGGAAAAGCCAGAAGGAAGTAGAAGAGCCAGGCGTTGAGGTCCGTGGGCCGGGCAAAGAGCACCCACGAGCCCAGCAGCAGGCAGATCAGCGACATTCCCAAAAAGACCCCGGCCTCGCCCCAGTACTTGCTGGCAGAGACCACAGGCTCGGGTGCCATCCGGATCGCCGCCGTGCCCTGCTGGCCGTTTGCCGACCGGTAGCCCACCAGCAGCAAGGTGCCGGGCGCCACGGCGGTCAGTTGGTTCCACTGAATCTGGCCGTGGTAGGGCACATGATTCAAAGAAACAATCCTGTCGCCCACCTTCAGGCCAGCCTCGGCGGCCTCGGGTTTGACAGAGGTAACCCTCAGAGAATCACTGTCAAAACCAAAGGGATCCCGCACATGATGGCTGGCATGAACCGTCCAGTCCCAGTCGGCCGCAGTGCTAGAGACCCAGTAGCCCAGTCCAGCCAGGATGCAAAGCACCGCCAGCGCTCGCCACCATCCCACCCGCAGATTCTGACCGGTCTTCATGTGCCCCCATACTAACCGGGCATGAAGTGGGTCTCCCACAACATTCTCGTGCCCGGCGCGCCACTCTCAAATGCCTTACGGGCAGTAGGCCGCGGTGGTTCCCGAGGAGTATGGTGTTAGGC
The DNA window shown above is from Acidobacterium capsulatum ATCC 51196 and carries:
- a CDS encoding DUF429 domain-containing protein, which encodes MRREPARMIAVDWSGAEAKSGQKRHIWVADLWPERHERPLTLTAGRTREETAEWLMEAAAETRNLVVGLDFAFSYPAWFVREECGCGSAADFWSVAATEGESWMRGAKPWFWGRPGVKKPGEFVERPERGFRRTDREPLAGIRRTQPKSPFQVGGAGAVGTGTLRGIPLLQALRRAGFRIWPFEQPALPDAPLVVEIYPRVFTGDCTKSSAAERARELRKLMQDEACRKWLREDLLAEAAASEDAFDALLSALGMWRHREQFAHLAQAAEGDERLEGRIWVPHLGAAGRLSASSGR
- a CDS encoding SpoIIE family protein phosphatase, encoding MKTGQNLRVGWWRALAVLCILAGLGYWVSSTAADWDWTVHASHHVRDPFGFDSDSLRVTSVKPEAAEAGLKVGDRIVSLNHVPYHGQIQWNQLTAVAPGTLLLVGYRSANGQQGTAAIRMAPEPVVSASKYWGEAGVFLGMSLICLLLGSWVLFARPTDLNAWLFYFLLAFPSVMFYQPGNAPVPLFVPEMAWYQLLQFYGILCLLLFGLYFPERSRIDIRFPWLKYLIIVPMLCAFAVLAPVAVREMVADGNPPWLAAASTFAQNADNVLNLLCVLSCVALMVDKLRSASSADTRRRMRVLLTGMSVGLGAVLIVFVLLPDLGVNLRAHGMWLTYVGTLFFTFAPASMVYVVLVERAMDVRVLLRSGTRYLLARTGIWVLQVVLILGAALILLAPGTHESSHSSLRWVGPAIFIAIVLLLLFVAPKRAREWLDRKFFREAYNAELVMTELSEEVLRFTDAQPLLETVVRRIADTLHVENIALLLRSGESFQLQQAIGLPIDGTLTLTAHSSAVRRLALSNEPARLSERRPDAWYLMADSTERQTLDGLHAEVLLPVPGRQRLMGVMALGPKKSEAAYSRSDLRLLQTVASQTGLALEVSELVQSLAHEAAQRERTQREIEIAREVQERLFPQDAPSLPRLSLAGYCRPAQGVGGDYYDMLLLRDGRVGIAIGDVSGKGISAALLMASLRASLRGLTLASHNNFACLMEQMNGLVYEASAQNRYATFFFGAFDAKTRELECVNAGHNPPLIVRGEEVIRIEASGPVVGLLPKAQYAEQRIVLEPGDLLLLYTDGISEAMTAREEEWGEEGMIGAAREAAKGSAAQILEAVLQAADRFTAGAPQHDDMTLLVLKCEAE